CATTTTAAGTATGCACAGGAAATCTGTGATACGATAGAATCGTCTGCCTTATTAAGAGGCACGGGGATTGCTAAAAGAACTCCTGAGTACATTCAGAAAAAAATGGCAAATGGTGATGCGATGATTGCTTTGGCAGACGGAAAATTTGCAGGTTTTTGCTATATAGAAAGTTGGCAGCACGGAAAATTTGTCGCTCATTCAGGATTAATTGTACATCCAGATTATAGAAGTCATGGTTTGGCCAAAAAAATAAAATCCAAAGTTTTTGATTATTCTTTGAAAAGATTTCCAGATGCTAAGATATTTGGAATTACTACTGGTTTGGCTGTTATGAAAATTAACTCTGAATTAGGCTATAAACCGGTTCCTTTCTCAGAATTGACAACCGATCCAAGCTTTTGGGCAGGCTGTAAAACTTGTACAAATTTCCCAATTTTACAAAGCAAAGAAAACAAAATGTGTCTTTGCACTGGAATGTTGTACGATCCAAAAGAAAAACAAAAAACACCGCCAAGACACCCTTTTAACGAGGCTGTTTTAAGCAGACTTAAAAAAATCAAACAGGCTTTATTCTTAAACAAATTATTGTCATTTGTTTTTTTATTCAAAATTTAATTAAAAAGAAATCTCAAACTGCTATATACGAAAGTATTAGCCTAAATTATAAAAAATGAAAAAAGTAGTATTAGCTTATAGCGGAGGATTAGATACCTCGTATTGTTTGAAATATTTAAAAAACGAAAAAGGTTATGAGGTTCATACCGTTCTTGTTGATACAGGAGGATTTAGCGCAGAAGAATTATCAGCAATAGAAAAAAGAGCCTACGAATTAGGAAGTGCGCAGCACGCCAACTTAACGATTTTAGACAAATATTACGATAAAGCTATAAAATATTTGATTTTCGGAAATGTCTTAAAAAACAATACTTATCCGTTATCAGTAAGTGCTGAACGTGTTTTTCAAGCAATTGAAGCTATAAAATATGCGAAAAAAGTAGGAGCAACTGCAATCGCTCACGGAAGTACTGGTGCAGGAAACGATCAAATCCGTTTTGATTTGATTTTCCAAACTATTGCTCCAGAAATTGAAATCATTACGCCAATTAGAGATTTAAAATTGTCAAGACAAGAAGAAGTAGATTATCTAGCTCAAAACGGAGTTCATTATTCTTGGGAAAAAGCACAATATTCTATCAATAAAGGACTTTGGGGAACAAGTGTTGGAGGAAAAGAAACTTTAACTTCAAGCCAACCGTTGCCAAGTGAAGCTTATCCTTCTCAACTGCAAAAAGAAGGAGAAGAAAAAGTAACGCTTCACTTTGAACAAGGAGAATTAGTTGGTTTAAACGGAAAAACAGATAAGCCATCAAATAATATTGTAGCTCTTGAAAAATTGGCAAGCGCTTATGCAATTGGTAGAGATATTCACGTTGGAGATACGATTATCGGAATTAAAGGAAGAGTTGGTTTTGAAGCCGCAGCTCCGTTAATTATCATCAAAGCGCACCATTTATTAGAGAAACATACTCTTGGAAAATGGCAACAATACTGGAAAGAACAACTAGGAAACTGGTACGGAATGTTATTCCACGAAGGCCAGTTCTTAGATCCTGTTATGAGAAATATTGAAACTTTCTTGCAAGACACTCAAAAAACAGTAAACGGAACCGTAACAGTTTCATTAAAACCATATCATTTCTCACTTGACGGAATTGAATCTGAAAATGATTTAATGAACACAGGTTTTGGTCAATACGGCGAAATGAACAATGCTTGGACATCTGACGATGCAAAAGGATTTATTAAGATTTTAGGAAATGCACAAAATATTTTCTCATCTGTAAACAAATTAGATCATGATTAATGTCGGAATTATTGGTGGTTCGGGCTACACGGCCGGAGAACTCATCAGAATTTTAATGTATCACCCGAAAGTAAACATCGACTTTGTTTACAGTACTACAAATGCAGGGAAACCGCTTTCTGTAGCGCACCAAGATTTGATGGGCGATATTGAAATGAATTTCACAGCTGAAATAAATCCAAATGTGAATGTTGTTTTCTTGTGTTTAGGTCATGGAAAGTCGATTTCATTTTTGAAAGAAAATCAGTTTGCAAGTCATACTAAAATCATTGATTTAGGAAATGATTTCAGATTGAACAAAGACGCTCATTTCGAAGGAAAAGACTTTGTTTATGGTTTGCCTGAAATCAATAAAACGGAAATCAAAAAAGCAAATTATATCGCAAATCCAGGTTGTTTTGCGACGGCAATTCAGTTGGCATTATTGCCTTTAGCGGAACATAATTTACTGAATAATGATGTTCATATTAATGCGACAACCGGAAGTACAGGAGCAGGTGTGAGTCTTTCTGAAACCTCACATTTTAGCTGGAGAAACAATAATATGTCACATTATAAAGCTTTTGAGCATCAACATTTAGGAGAAATCGGAGAAAGTTTGGTGCAACTGCAAGACGATTTTGACAGCGAATTGCTTTTTATTCCGAACAGAGGAGATTTTCCAAGAGGAATTTTTGCAACTTTATATACATTATGCGATGATAGTTTGGAGCAATTAGTGGCGAAATACGAAGAGTTCTATAAAAATGAGCCTTTCGTAACGGTTACCACAACAAACATCAACATGAAGCAGGTGGTGCAAACGAATAAATGTATTATTAGTTTATTAAAAAAAGGAAACCGGGTTCTCATAACATCAATTATCGATAACTTAACCAAAGGTGCTTCAGGACAAGCAATTCAAAACATGAATTTAATGTTCGGTTTAGAAGAAACCACAGGTTTACATTTGAAACCAAGCGGATTTTAATAATAGTTTCAGGTTTAAAGTTTCAAGTTACACGTTCTGCGAGCAACTTGAAACCTGAAACAAATAAACAAAACAAAAAGATGAACTTATTCAACGTTTACCCATTATACAACATAACTCCAGTAAAAGCAATAGATTGTAAAATTATTGACGACAAAGGAGTAGAATACTTAGATTTATACAGCGGACATGGTGTGATTTCTATCGGACACACACAGCCTGATTATGTAGCAAAATTGAAGAATCAATTAGACCATTTAGGATTTTATTCCAATGCAATTCAGAACCCTTTACAGGTTGAATTGGCTCAGAAATTAGGAAAGCTTTCAGGTTTAGAAGATTATGAATTGTTTTTATGCAGTTCTGGTGCTGAAGCAAACGAAAATGCCTTAAAACTAGCTTCTTTCCATAACGGAAAATCAAGAGTGGTAGCTTTTGACAATTCATTTCATGGAAGAACTTCTGCTGCTGTTGCGGTTACGGACAATAAAAAGATTGTTGCGCCAATAAATGCACAGCAAGTTGTTACTTTTTTACCGCTAAACCAAATCGAATTAGTCGAAGCGGAATTGGCTAAAGGAGATGTAACAGCAGTAATTATCGAAGGAATTCAAGGAGTTGGAGGGTTAGACCAAGGAACAACGGAATTTTTCCAAGCTTTAGAAAAAGCATGTAAAAAACATGATGTGGTTTTGATTTTAGACGAAGTGCAATCAGGATACGGAAGAAGCGGGAAATTCTTCGCTTTCCAACATCACGGAATAAACGCTGATATTATTTCAGTTGCAAAAGGAATGGGCAACGGATTTCCGGTTGGAGCCATTTTGATTTCTCCAAAATTTGAAGCAAGTTTTGGATTATTGGGAACTACTTTCGGCGGAAGCCATTTATCTTGTGCAGCGGGAATCGCAGTTTTGGATGTAATCGAAAAACTAGATTTACAGAAAAATGTAAACGAAGTTTATGAATATTTCTTAGAAAAAATCAAAGAAGTTGAGGAAATCAAACAAGTAAAAGGAAAAGGCTTAATGCTTGGAGTTGAATTTGATTTTGATGTTGCAGCTTTAAGAAAAAAACTGATCATCGAAAAACATATTTTTACAGGAAGTGCCAACAATAAAAACTTGTTAAGAATTTTACCGCCTTTAACTGTGAAAAAAGCTGATATTGATACGTTTGTAAAAGCTTTAAAAGAGAGTTTAGAAGAACTTAAGATTAAGTTTATCTAGAACTGTTAATTCGTTTAATCGTTTAACTGATTAATCGATTAAACGAATTAACGATTAACCAATTAAACCAAAAAAAAATGAATCCATTATCAATTGAAAAACGCAATCTCGTTTTGCGCTCCATGGCCAAACTGGTTGAGCAGGAGCGGAGTCAGATTATCCTAACCAATCAGGAAGATCTTGCTGATTACGACGGTTCAGATTTAGCGATGGAAGAACGCTTAAAAGTAGATGATAAAAAAGTCGATGAGATGATTTTATCGTTAAACCAATTGGCTTCTCAAGAAGATCCCGTTGGCGTTGAGCGTTTTCATTTTACTCATGATAATGGAATAAAAGTTATTAATAAAACAGCCGCTTTCGGAACGATTTTAATTATTTATGAATCACGTCCAGATGTTACAATTGAAGCGGGCGGAATTGCTTTTAAATCCGGAAATAAGATTTTATTAAAAGGAGGAAAAGAATCTTTAAAATCAAATTTAAAAATTGTAAGTCTTTGGCATAAAGCTTTACAAGAAAACGGAGTTTCAAAAGATTGGGTAGAATATCTGAATTATAATCGTGCAGAAACTCAGGCATTTTTGGAAAAACCAACTCAAAAAGTCGATTTAATTGTTCCAAGAGGAGGAGAAAAATTAATTGAGTTTGTAAAAGCACACGCAACTTGCCCAGTAATTGTTAGCGGACGTGGCAATAATTTTGTTTACGTTCATGAAAAAGCAGATACTGATTTGGCTTTAAAGGTAATTCTGAATGCCAAAACAGCTAAAATTTCAGCTTGTAATGCGGTTGATAAAGTTTTAATAGATTCTAAGCTTCCTAATTTTGAAGGTTTTACAGCCATTTTAATTGAAACATTAAAAGAAAATAAGGTTGAAGTTATCGTTGACAAATCTTTAGAAAATTTTGAAGATACAGAAACCCTTCAAAACGAAGATATTTGGTACGAAGAGTTTTTAGATTATAAAATTGTAATCGGAACAATTGATTCTGAGGAACATGCAATTGATAAAATTAATAAATACTGCGGAGGACATTCAGCCGTAATTATTACCAGAGACGACCAAGTAGCCAAAGAATTTATGGATGCAGTTGATGCTGCCGCTGTTTATCAAAATGCTTCAAGCCGTTTTACAGACGGAGGGCAATTTGGTTTAGGTGGAGAATTAGCCATAAGCACTGATAAACTTCACCAAAGAGGTCCAATTGGTTTACAGCATTTAGTAACCAATAAGTGGTACGTCTACGGAGAAGGACAAATACGATAATTGTAGATTTTAGTCCCGAAGCCTCGGGATTAGATTTTAGATTGATGATTAACGATTTTTAATTTCAGATTTATTGGAATTTGGAATTTAAAATTTGGAATTTATATAAAGATTTAGCTTTGCGAACTTAACGTTTGTAAACACAAACAATAAAAAAAACCTTGCGCCCTTTGCGTTAAAAAGAACTTAGTGCCTTAGCGCCTTCGTGGCAAAAACAAAAGACATGGCAAAAAAACGGATTTTATTAAAAATAGGAAGTAATACTTTAACCAAAGAAACCAATCATATTTCGCGGGGAAAGATTGAAGACCTCGGAATTCAGATTGCGGCTTTAAACGACGAATACGAATTTATTATAGTCAGTTCTGGAGCTATTGCAGCGGCAAAGCAGTTTGTAAAGCTCGATAATCAAGATAAAGATGTTTTTGTAAAGCAGGCTTTAGCCTCTATTGGACAACCACATTTAATGCGGATTTACAATGAAAATTTTAAGGATTTAGGATTAAATACCTCACAGTGTTTACTTTCTTATTCTGATTTTGAAAAAGAGCAAACCAAAAAGAACATTGTAAATACAATTAATGTTTTAGTTAAAAACAATTACATTCCGATTATCAATGAAAACGATACTGTTGCAACAGATGAGATTCGGTTTGGAGATAACGATAAATTAGCGGCACTGACTGCTGTTCTTTTAAATGTTGATATTCTGATCATTGCCACTAATACAAACGGAATTTATACGAAAGATTCTATTGACGATGAAATTCCGGAAACGATAAAATTGGTAAGTGATTTAAAAACGCTTGAAAAAGAAATCGGTGAATCAAAATCATCACATGGAACAGGAGGAATGCAGTCTAAAATAGAAGCAGCCGGAATCGCAAAAGCCGCCAATATAGAAACCTGGATCGTAAACGGATTAAATGATAATTTTATATTGAAAGCATTAAAGGAAGAAATTTCTTTCACAAAAATTGTGTAGATTTATACGCAGATGACACGGATTCACTTCGTGAAAACGCGGATTTTTACGGATTTTTAAATGTTGAAATATGAATTTATTGCATGAGGAGTTGACGGATACTATAATTAAAACTTTTTATGAAGTGTATAATGAATTGGGATATGGTTTTTTAGAAAGAGTTTATCAAAATTCATTATACTTAGAACTAAAAAGTAAAGGATTGAAGGTTGAAGCTCAAAAGAAAATAGAAGTTTATTATAAAGGAATTGAAGTTGGACAATATTATGCCGACTTAATAGTAGAAGATTTAATTATTTTAGAATTAAAAGCAGCAGATTGCATAGTGAAAGAATTTGAAAATCAAATTTTAAATTATCTAAAAGGAACAAATTGTGAAGTAGGTTTACTTTAAATTTTGGTACAAAACCAGAATTTAGGCGGAAAATTTTCGAAAATAATCGCAAAGTAAGAATCGAAAATCCGTATAAATCAGCGTCTTCGCGATAGCGAATCCGTATAATCAGCGTCTAATTTTAGACAACTAACAAAAACAAAAAACAAATGAACTATATCTCAATAAAAGACATCAACTCATTATCAAAATGGGTAAAACAAGCGATAAAAATTAAAAAAAATCCGCTTAAAAATCAAAGTTTAGGAAAAAACAAAACCTTAGGTATGTTATTCTTCAATCCGAGTTTAAGAACGCGTTTGAGTACACAAAAAGCGGCTTTAAACTTAGGAATGAACGTAATGGTAATGAATTTTACCAATGAAGGATGGACATTAGAATTTGAAGATGGAGCGGTTATGAATTCTGGTGCTTCAGAACATATTAAAGAAGCTGCAGAAGTAGTTTCTCAATACTGTGATATTATCGCAATCCGTGCCTTTGCAGGTTTGGTAGATAAAGAAAAAGATTATCAGGAAACTGTAATTTCAGGATTCTTGAAATACGCTACAGTGCCAATTGTAAACATGGAAAGTGCTGTTCGTCACCCATTACAATCTTTGGCAGACGCCATTACAATGGAAGAATTCAAAACGAAACACAAACCAAAAGTAGTGCTTTCATGGGCTCCACATCCAAAAGCGTTACCACAAGCCGTTGCTAATTCATTCGTAGAAATGATGCAGATGCAAAAAGATATGGATTTTGTAATCACACATCCAGAAGGTTACGAGCTAAGTCCGGAAATTACAAAAGACTGCACAATCGAATATGATCAAGATAAAGCTTTCGAAAATGCCGATTTCGTTTACGTAAAAAACTGGAGTAATTTTAACGATTACGGAAAAGTAACCAACAGCGATCCGAACTGGACCGTTACAGCTGAAAAAATGGCTTTAACCAACAATGGAAAATTCATGCACTGTCTTCCTGTTCGTCGTAACGTAATTGTTAGCGATGAAGTTTTAGACGGAGAAAATTCAATTGTAATTGAACAAGCGAATAACAGAACGTATTCTGCACAATTAGTTTTACAGAAGATTCTTAAAAAAATATAATTTTTTTAAAGTTGCTAAGATTCTAAGCTACTAAGATGCTAAGAAACTTTGCGCACAGAAAAACTTAGTATCTTAGAATCTCAGAACCTTAGAATCTTATGAATGTATCAGTAATAAAAATAGGTGGAAACATCATCGACAACCCAGCAGAATTAGAACAATTCTTAACCGATTTTTCTAAAATTGAAGGTTATAAAGTTCTAGTTCACGGTGGTGGAAAATCGGCTACAAAAATGGCGCAGAGTATTGGTTTAGTTCCGCAAATGATTGACGGCCGCCGAATTACAGATGCTCCAATGCTTGACGTTGTAGTAATGATTTATGCCGGACAAATCAACAAACATATTGTGGCGCAATTGCAGGCCAAAGACAATAATGCAATTGGTTTTTCAGGAGCTGACGGGAATTTAATTCAGTCGGTAAAAAGAAACCACCCAACAATCGATTACGGATTTGTAGGCGATGTAAAACAAGTCAATACCAAATTATTGGCAACTTTATTAGAAGCTGGAGTTGTTCCTGTTTTCTGTGCCATTACACACGATAAAAACGGACAATTACTAAACACAAATGCGGATACTATAGCAAGCGAATTATCAATTGCATTATCTGAAGTTTTTGATGTTACGCTGACATATTGTTTTGAAAAACAAGGCGTTTTGCAGGATTCAGAAGACGATTCGTCTGTAATTACTGAAATCAACGAAACATTATACAATAAACTAAAAGAAGAAAAAGTAATCCATTCTGGAATGATTCCAAAATTGGATAACTGTTTCAATAGTTTGTCAAGAGGGGTGCAGAAAATCAAAATTGGACATCACAGAATGCTTCAAAACTCAAATATTCCGCATACAACGATTACATTATAAAAAATGTTGCCACAATTTGACTCTGATTTTTTCAGTTAAAAGAGAAAATAATTTTAGACTTACATGAAAAAGTTTATTTTGATTTTAAATCTGTCACAAAAAGATAATTTGTGAAAATTCGTGCGAGTAGTGGCAAAAAAACGGAGCTGCGCAATGCTTTTAGAATTTAATTTTAGAAATTTGCGCCAATCAAAAATGTCGCAGATTTAATTAAAAACTTTGTGACTTCGCGCCTTCGTGGCAAAGAAACCAAACTTATGAAAAGTATAGATACGCTTACCCAAGAAGCAATTAGTTTATTAAAAAGCTTAATCGAAACCCCTTCATTTTCAAGTGAAGAAGATCAGACGGCTCTTTTAATCGAAAATTGGTTCAATCAGAATGAAATTCCTTTCAAGAGAGAAAACAACAATGTGTGGGCTTTCAATAAGTATTTCGACGAGAACAAACCAACACTTTTACTTAACTCACATCACGATACAGTAAGACCTAATCAGGCGTATACCAACGACCCGTTTAAAGCTATCGAAAAAGACGGAAAACTATTCGGATTAGGAAGCAATGATGCTGGAGGCTGTCTGGTGTCATTATTAGCGACTTTTGTTCACTTTTACGAAAACCAAAATCTATCGCATAATATCGTTATTGTGGCTTCCGCCGAAGAAGAAAGCAGCGGAAAAAATGGTTTAAACAGCGTTTTAAAACATTTACCAGAATTAGATTGTGCGATTGTAGGAGAACCAACTTTAATGCAATTAGCCGTTGCCGAAAAAGGTTTATTGGTTTTGGATGTAAAAGTAAAAGGAACCGCAAGCCACGCCGCACATCAAAACGACGATAATGCTTTATACAAATCAATTCCAGTAATGGAATGGTTTAAAAACTATAAATTCGACAAAATCTCAGACGTTTTAGGTCCTGTAAAAATGACCGTAACGCAAATCAATGCAGGTAAACAGCATAATGTAGTGCCATCAGAATGCGATTTGGTTGTAGATATTCGTGTAACAGACCGCTATACCAATGCTGAAATTTTGGAAGTGGTGAAAGCCAATGTAAATGCCGAAGTAACGCCAAGATCCATGCATTTAAACGCTTCGTCTATTCCAGTTGCGCACGGTTTAGTGCAGGCTGGAATTGCTTTAGGAAGAACAACTTATGGATCTCCAACACTTTCAGATCAATCGGTTTTGAGCTGTCAGTCGTTAAAATTAGGACCAGGAGAAACGTTGCGTTCGCATTCAGCAGACGAATTTATTTTTGTAAATGAAATTGAAGAAGGAGTCGATTTGTACATCAAAATACTAACCGATTTCTTTAAATTATAAGAAAAGAAAAACCGCCACGAATTCACGAATTGTTTTTTTACTATATGAACAAGATATTAATTCGAATTAATTTGAAAAAAATAATCGCAAAGATTTGAAAAAATAATTCGTGAATTCGTGGCGAAAAAAAACATAACCTATGAAACTTTGGGAAAAAGGAATACCAACAGATAAACAAATCGAACAATTTACAGTAGGAAACGACCGTGAACTGGATTTGGTTCTGGCAAAATACGATGCTTTAGGTTCAATTGCTCATGCTAAAATGCTGGGACAAATTGGTTTATTAACTGAAGAAGAAACCACTTCTTTAGTCGATGCATTAAACGAAATTATAGCAGATATTGTAGTGGGTAATTTCGAAATAGAAGACAGTTTCGAAGATGTGCATTCTAAAATAGAATATCTTCTAACAGTAAAATTAGGCGATGCAGGAAAGAAAATACATACCGCGCGTTCTCGTAACGATCAAGTTTTGGTAGACGTTCATTTGTATCTAAAAGACGAATTAAAAGCCATAAAAGAACAAGTTAAAACATTATTTGACTTGTTAATGGAATCGGCAGAAAAACATCAAAATGTTTTATTGCCGGGTTATACGCATTTACAAATCGCGATGCCATCGTCTTTCGGAATGTGGTTTTCTGCTTACGCTGAAAGTTTGATTGATGATATTACGATGTTAAACGCAGCTTCAAAAATCGTAGATCAGAATCCGTTAGGTTCTGCTGCGGGTTACGGAAGTTCATTCCCAATCAACAGAACCTTTACAACAAAAGAATTAGGATTTGAAACCTTAAAGTACAATGCCGTTGCTGCACAAATGAGCCGCGGAAAAGCAGAGAAAACCGTTGCTTTTGCGATGACAAGCGTGGCTGGAACGCTATCAAAATTTGCCATGGACGTTTGTTTGTATATGAGTCAGAACTTTGACTTTATTGGTCTTCCAGCGCATCTTACAACAGGTTCAAGCATTATGCCTCACAAGAAAAATCCGGATGTTTTCGAATTAATCAGAGGAAAATGCAATAAGATTCAATCGCTTCCGTACGAAATCACTTTAATCACCAATAATCTTCCAAGCGGTTATCATAGAGATTTACAGCTTTTAAAAGAAGGTTTATTCCCAGCGATTCAGACTTTAAAATCTTGTTTGGATATTGCAATATTTTCTATAAAGGATATTACGGTTAAAGATCATATTTTAGAAGATAAAAAATACGATTATTTGTTTACGGTTGATACTTTAAACGAAATGGTTGTAGCAGGAATGCCATTTAGAGATGCTTATAAAGCTGTTGCTGAGCAATTAGAAGCGGGAACGTATAAATCTCCAAAAGAAACCAAACATACGCATGAAGGAAGCATTAATAATTTATGTCTTGATGCAATTAAAGATAAAATGAAAGCTGCTTTTTAATATTGCGAAATGTGAAAAGTTGGGTATAAAAAGTAAAAAGGTCATTGATTTGTTTCAATGACCTTTTTTATTATGAATTTAATTCTTTACCAGTTTAAAAGTCTTGCTTCGGTTTTCTATTTGTACTTTGCATATATAAAATCCTTTAGCAAGATTTCCAACATTCAGTTCTAATTTTTCATCAGCAGAAATATTTTTTGATTGCGAATATACTTTTGCACCATTCGATGAAAATAAATTAACCTGAGCCAATCCATTATCTGTACTTGAAAAATCTATATTTAAAAGACGATTAATAACCGATGGATAATATTTTAGATCTAAGTTATTTGCATTATCATTTAAACCTAAATTGTTGCAGCTCGTAGATACAGCGCCTTGAGCAGTAACTTGAAGTGTTGCTCCAGCACCACAAGAAGAATTCGAAACGAATCCTGCAACGTTAGCGATTGGTAAAGTGCTGTAAGTATAAGAAGGTTTAGTTACAGCAGTTCCTGAACTTGCAGGAGCATTTAAACAATCTGTAAAAGCAATTCCAATTGTGCCGCCATCTGTACTCACATAGTTTTTAAAAGCAGTTCCAATTTTAGCAAAGTCAGTTCCTTCAACATAGCAAGTTGTATTATTGTTTCCGCCGCCCAGTCCAATTGCAAGAGAACCCGATACTGATGTATTGTAATAACAGTTTAAAATATGCAGTTCGGCATTTCTTGCTCTAGGCATTCTTTCTTTACAGCCTTCAGCCCAATAACAGTTTTTAAAAGTAATGCTGTAATGACCATCAGAAGGAGCGTCGGTTTTAGAAGAACCAACTAAATCAGAAAAACGGTGATCATCAGCACCGCCAGATCCGCCAGCTTTTGGAGCTTTTAAGTAGATAAACTTACACCAGGAAACAGTTACATTATCTGCTGTGCCTTTATTATCAAAATTTCCGTCCATTCCGTCTTGAAATTCACAATGATCGACCCAAAGATTAGTTGCTTCAGAAGTTAGATTATCACGTCCGTCTACATCATACGCACCTGGGCCTTCAAAAATTAGATTTCTAATGATAATATTATTTGATCCGGGTTTTAAACTTAAAATTCCAGAACCTGCAGCGGTTTGATCTAAGTTTACTAATCGTGCCCCAGGAAGACCGATAATGGTCTTGTCATTCACTAGGAGGCTCGTGTACGAACAATTTATAGTTCCAGAGACTAAAATAACCTGCGAAGTAGTCAGCTTTAATTTTGCTGTTAAATCGGTTAAAGTCGTCACAGTTACAGGAGTTGCATTTCCGCCTCCAGTAGCTGAAGCTCCAAATCCTTCTGGTGCACTCATAAAATAGTTTTGTGCAAACAGAAAGGAGCAAGGCAGAAGTAATGCCAATGCAATAATTTTTGTTTTCATTTAAGTGTGGTTTTTTGTGGCTTAATAGTTAATGTAATCGATTGCACAAATGTAAAAGAATTAAAATAATTTCAAATTAATTTTTCAAATATTTATTTTATAATGTTTTGATTTATAGATTTATAAGTGTTGTTTTTACACTATTTGATTATGATGTGATCTGGAGTGATATTTTAGAAAACAGGAAAGGTTTTAAAGTAAAGGGAGAAAATTCATGCTAAATACATATATTTGATGTACCAGTTTAAAACGTACCAATGGAAAAATTCAAAGATCAGTCTGCGCTTCATCTTTTTGAGAAGGGTTTAATTACACAAAACCAGTTGGAAGAAGTAAAAACCTATAGAAACCTAAATATCTTTTCATTAAATGCAGAATTAAAGCTATTTCTTTATTTATCAGTATTGTTATTTACTTCAGGAATTGGAGTTTTGATTTATGAAAATATAGATACTATAGGGCACATCGCTATTCTGTCATTGCTTTTAATTGTGATTGCAGTCTGCTTTTTTTATTGTTTTAAGCATTCTAAAGGTTTTCAAAAAGAAGAAACAACTTTTGAGCACCCTGTTTTAGAATATCTGGTTTTGGCGGGCAATATCTTGACTTGTATTTTTATTGGATATCTTCAGTTTCAATACAAACCTTTTGGAGAACATTACGGATTAGCGACTTTAGTACCCACTGTTGTGAGTTTCTTTTGT
The Flavobacterium humidisoli DNA segment above includes these coding regions:
- a CDS encoding GNAT family N-acetyltransferase, with protein sequence MKISIVVTQEEHFKYAQEICDTIESSALLRGTGIAKRTPEYIQKKMANGDAMIALADGKFAGFCYIESWQHGKFVAHSGLIVHPDYRSHGLAKKIKSKVFDYSLKRFPDAKIFGITTGLAVMKINSELGYKPVPFSELTTDPSFWAGCKTCTNFPILQSKENKMCLCTGMLYDPKEKQKTPPRHPFNEAVLSRLKKIKQALFLNKLLSFVFLFKI
- a CDS encoding argininosuccinate synthase; translation: MKKVVLAYSGGLDTSYCLKYLKNEKGYEVHTVLVDTGGFSAEELSAIEKRAYELGSAQHANLTILDKYYDKAIKYLIFGNVLKNNTYPLSVSAERVFQAIEAIKYAKKVGATAIAHGSTGAGNDQIRFDLIFQTIAPEIEIITPIRDLKLSRQEEVDYLAQNGVHYSWEKAQYSINKGLWGTSVGGKETLTSSQPLPSEAYPSQLQKEGEEKVTLHFEQGELVGLNGKTDKPSNNIVALEKLASAYAIGRDIHVGDTIIGIKGRVGFEAAAPLIIIKAHHLLEKHTLGKWQQYWKEQLGNWYGMLFHEGQFLDPVMRNIETFLQDTQKTVNGTVTVSLKPYHFSLDGIESENDLMNTGFGQYGEMNNAWTSDDAKGFIKILGNAQNIFSSVNKLDHD
- the argC gene encoding N-acetyl-gamma-glutamyl-phosphate reductase, which produces MINVGIIGGSGYTAGELIRILMYHPKVNIDFVYSTTNAGKPLSVAHQDLMGDIEMNFTAEINPNVNVVFLCLGHGKSISFLKENQFASHTKIIDLGNDFRLNKDAHFEGKDFVYGLPEINKTEIKKANYIANPGCFATAIQLALLPLAEHNLLNNDVHINATTGSTGAGVSLSETSHFSWRNNNMSHYKAFEHQHLGEIGESLVQLQDDFDSELLFIPNRGDFPRGIFATLYTLCDDSLEQLVAKYEEFYKNEPFVTVTTTNINMKQVVQTNKCIISLLKKGNRVLITSIIDNLTKGASGQAIQNMNLMFGLEETTGLHLKPSGF
- a CDS encoding aspartate aminotransferase family protein, coding for MNLFNVYPLYNITPVKAIDCKIIDDKGVEYLDLYSGHGVISIGHTQPDYVAKLKNQLDHLGFYSNAIQNPLQVELAQKLGKLSGLEDYELFLCSSGAEANENALKLASFHNGKSRVVAFDNSFHGRTSAAVAVTDNKKIVAPINAQQVVTFLPLNQIELVEAELAKGDVTAVIIEGIQGVGGLDQGTTEFFQALEKACKKHDVVLILDEVQSGYGRSGKFFAFQHHGINADIISVAKGMGNGFPVGAILISPKFEASFGLLGTTFGGSHLSCAAGIAVLDVIEKLDLQKNVNEVYEYFLEKIKEVEEIKQVKGKGLMLGVEFDFDVAALRKKLIIEKHIFTGSANNKNLLRILPPLTVKKADIDTFVKALKESLEELKIKFI
- a CDS encoding glutamate-5-semialdehyde dehydrogenase — protein: MNPLSIEKRNLVLRSMAKLVEQERSQIILTNQEDLADYDGSDLAMEERLKVDDKKVDEMILSLNQLASQEDPVGVERFHFTHDNGIKVINKTAAFGTILIIYESRPDVTIEAGGIAFKSGNKILLKGGKESLKSNLKIVSLWHKALQENGVSKDWVEYLNYNRAETQAFLEKPTQKVDLIVPRGGEKLIEFVKAHATCPVIVSGRGNNFVYVHEKADTDLALKVILNAKTAKISACNAVDKVLIDSKLPNFEGFTAILIETLKENKVEVIVDKSLENFEDTETLQNEDIWYEEFLDYKIVIGTIDSEEHAIDKINKYCGGHSAVIITRDDQVAKEFMDAVDAAAVYQNASSRFTDGGQFGLGGELAISTDKLHQRGPIGLQHLVTNKWYVYGEGQIR
- the proB gene encoding glutamate 5-kinase, which codes for MAKKRILLKIGSNTLTKETNHISRGKIEDLGIQIAALNDEYEFIIVSSGAIAAAKQFVKLDNQDKDVFVKQALASIGQPHLMRIYNENFKDLGLNTSQCLLSYSDFEKEQTKKNIVNTINVLVKNNYIPIINENDTVATDEIRFGDNDKLAALTAVLLNVDILIIATNTNGIYTKDSIDDEIPETIKLVSDLKTLEKEIGESKSSHGTGGMQSKIEAAGIAKAANIETWIVNGLNDNFILKALKEEISFTKIV
- a CDS encoding GxxExxY protein — its product is MNLLHEELTDTIIKTFYEVYNELGYGFLERVYQNSLYLELKSKGLKVEAQKKIEVYYKGIEVGQYYADLIVEDLIILELKAADCIVKEFENQILNYLKGTNCEVGLL